One genomic window of Fusarium fujikuroi IMI 58289 draft genome, chromosome FFUJ_chr01 includes the following:
- a CDS encoding related to cobalt accumulation protein COT1: MGILQKMAWSKSTRIKVMIAIDTLFFLVEIVSGFLAHSLALMADAFHMLNDIISLVIGLWAVSAAQKTSTDEFTFGWVRAEILGAFFNAVFLIALCVSIVLEALTRFIEPPEINNPKLMLIVGSAGLFSNFVGFFVLGGHGHSHGPGEHDHDHEHGHSHAHDEEEGNAGYQTQGTLADESGRAAEVLPEAVIHRATASKKSNGKSSEQRHSRDASTRGRDYHRSSRSGHARFASLDDLSIHPASFRQSIIEATRGETNESTSESETDAENSLIMEEDEAHEESPLLKDVAKKGSSLGHNRKGSHSHSHSRRPRRDSSVHHGHHHTLPKKSGKKDSHGHNHADMGMNAMILHVIGDMLGNIGVMVTALIIWLTDWPGKVYADPAVSLFITAIILKTCIPLTRGTARVLLQATPEHISVPEIRQDIEALPGVITCHHIHVWQLSDTKLVASMHLQVSFPIDSHSGEKYMELARRARKCLHGFGIHSATIQPEFCFDQKHSHDAEAAAALSLDGPTDPNKGDSCLLECIDDCQAQGCCPVDSSSKASSTRRCSESSHSATSPHAHDHNHGHGHDHGKNHQH; the protein is encoded by the exons ATGGGTATTCTTCAGAAGATGGCTTGGTCAAAGAGCACCAGGATCAAGGTGATGATAGCCATTGACACTTTGTTTTTCCTCGTCGAGATCGTCTCTGGCTTCCTTGCCCACTCGCTGGCCCTCATGGCCGATGCTTTTCACATG CTCAATGATATCATCTCCTTGGTTATCGGCCTCTGGGCTGTGTCTGCCGCACAAAAGACCTCCACTGACGAATTTACCTTTGGC TGGGTTCGCGCAGAGATTCTGggtgccttcttcaacgccgTTTTCCTAATCGCCCTTTGTGTTTCCATCGTCCTCGAAGCATTGACCCGATTCATCGAACCCCCCGAGATCAATAACCCCAAGCTCATGCTCATTGTTGGTTCTGCCGGCCTGTTCTCCAACTTTGTCGGTTTCTTTGTCCTCGGCGGCCACGGTCATTCTCATGGACCCGGCGAGCACGACCATGATCATGAGCACGGACACTCTCACGCCcacgacgaggaggagggcaaCGCCGGTTACCAAACCCAGGGCACTCTTGCAGACGAAAGTGGCCGTGCTGCGGAGGTTTTACCCGAGGCTGTGATCCACCGTGCAACAGCATCCAAGAAGTCCAACGGCAAATCCAGCGAACAGCGACATAGCAGAGATGCATCCACACGAGGCCGCGACTATCATCGATCCAGTAGGAGTGGACACGCTCGTTTCGCGAGTCTCGATGACTTGAGCATTCACCCAGCAAGTTTCCGGCAAAGCATTATTGAAGCTACGCGTGGCGAGACCAACGAAAGCACTAGCGAGAGCGAGACCGACGCCGAGAACTCTTTGATaatggaagaggacgaggcgCATGAGGAATCACCTCTTCTCAAAGACGTTGCTAAGAAGGGTTCTTCGCTTGGTCACAATAGAAAGGGCTCTCACTCTCATTCCCACTCTCGACGACCTAGGCGGGACTCGAGCGTTCATCACGGCCACCACCACACTCTTCCCAAGAAATCTGGCAAGAAGGACAGCCACGGCCATAACCACGCTGATATGGGTATGAATGCTATGATTCTCCACGTCATTGGCGACATGCTTGGCAACATAGGTGTCATGGTTACGgctctcatcatctggtTGACGGATTGGCCTGGCAAAGTCTACGCTGATCCCGCCGTCTCTCTGTTCATCACTGCTATCATCCTCAAGACCTGCATTCCTCTCACCCGAGGCACTGCTCGTGTTCTTTTACAAGCCACCCCCGAGCATATCAGCGTCCCTGAGATTAGACAAGACATCGAAGCTCTTCCTGGCGTTATTACCTGCCACCATATTCACGTCTGGCAACTCTCAGACACCAAACTTGTCGCTAGCATGCACCTCCAAGTGTCTTTCCCCATCGATTCTCACAGTGGCGAGAAGTACATGGAGCTGGCCCGCCGAGCTCGGAAGTGTCTTCATGGGTTCGGCATTCACAGTGCTACGATACAGCCCGAGTTCTGCTTCGATCAGAAGCACTCACACGAtgcagaagctgctgctgctctgtCCCTAGATGGTCCTACTGATCCCAACAAGGGCGATAGTTGCCTCCTTGAGTGTATCGATGACTGTCAGGCCCAGGGTTGCTGCCCTGTCGACTCGTCATCCAAGGCTTCGTCAACAAGACGATGTAGTGAATCGTCGCACAGCGCCACCAGCCCTCATGCGCACGATCATAACCACGGCCACGGCCACGATCACGGCAAAAACCACCAGCACTAA